The following proteins come from a genomic window of Campylobacter sp. RM16189:
- a CDS encoding ABC transporter substrate-binding protein, with translation MLKKILISLLVCLNFAFAMSSSEIDQFISQNSRDFEILTKEPTRVYASNPTLLYLLYALAPEKISGVNFEWNDYERPYLKDYVLTQPVVGGFFGQGKIPNVEMLLRLDPELILVNASSKNVKKMTEIFGSIKKPMLYLSGTSLEDYLKSWQILGKVLNREQRAKELIDYAQNSINLSGKINEYLKTNNIKKLRIYYAQGSDGLSTECEGSQHAILIPLSGAEVVHKCEKESSAYGHVKVSFEQVLKYQPDMILVYERDFYDKIYSDPKWALLDAVKNKKVYYIPREPFSWFDRPPSFMRFLGIKWLINLAYPEAFKFDIESEAREFYKLFLGLELNDEHIGKILGKSK, from the coding sequence ATGCTAAAAAAGATTCTGATTTCACTATTGGTATGTCTAAATTTCGCCTTTGCTATGAGTAGTTCGGAGATAGATCAGTTTATCTCTCAAAATAGCAGAGATTTTGAAATTTTAACTAAGGAACCGACTCGTGTATATGCAAGCAATCCTACGCTTTTATATCTGCTGTATGCCCTTGCTCCTGAAAAAATTAGCGGTGTAAATTTCGAGTGGAATGATTACGAAAGACCTTATTTAAAAGATTACGTCTTAACCCAGCCTGTAGTCGGTGGATTTTTCGGACAGGGTAAGATCCCAAATGTTGAGATGCTTTTGCGTCTTGATCCTGAGCTAATATTGGTAAATGCAAGCTCAAAAAATGTCAAAAAGATGACAGAAATTTTTGGCTCTATCAAAAAACCAATGTTATATTTGAGCGGAACCAGTTTGGAAGACTATCTAAAAAGCTGGCAAATTTTAGGTAAGGTTTTAAATAGAGAGCAAAGAGCCAAAGAGTTGATTGACTATGCACAAAATTCTATAAATTTAAGCGGCAAGATCAATGAATATCTAAAAACAAACAATATTAAAAAGCTTAGAATCTATTACGCTCAGGGCTCAGATGGATTATCTACGGAGTGTGAGGGTTCGCAGCACGCGATCTTAATACCGTTAAGCGGCGCAGAGGTCGTGCATAAGTGCGAAAAAGAAAGCAGTGCTTATGGGCACGTTAAAGTGAGCTTTGAGCAGGTTTTAAAGTATCAGCCGGATATGATTTTAGTCTATGAAAGAGATTTTTACGACAAAATTTACAGCGATCCTAAATGGGCCTTGCTTGACGCGGTAAAAAATAAAAAAGTATATTATATCCCTAGAGAGCCATTCAGCTGGTTTGATCGTCCGCCTTCATTTATGAGATTTTTGGGTATCAAATGGCTCATTAATTTGGCATATCCGGAGGCGTTTAAATTTGATATAGAAAGTGAAGCTCGTGAATTTTATAAGCTATTTTTAGGACTTGAACTAAATGATGAGCATATAGGAAAAATTCTAGGCAAGAGCAAATAG
- a CDS encoding TonB-dependent receptor — protein MKKTVLIVCSVALALHAEVFELGQVEVVSKLVGGSQKSDTNVVVVDSEQMQKNQVKRLSEVAYMTPGVYVDKKGPRAEQNFYVRGFDARRVPLFIDGIPVYNPYDGNSDFGRFTTFDLSRIDISKGSSSVLYGPNTMGGAINLISKKPTKEFESSIGYGVELGKSSKTIGNNIDYSIGTRQELFYVQAGLSFMEDNGQQLSSDFVKDAKGNEDGNRREKSVQRDRKVHIKAGFTPNQTDEYAITYINQKGEKEQPPYAGRYPKDKVANRFWDWPMWDKESVYWLSHTEFGKLYLNTKAFYDTYKNDLNSYKDKTYTKKTFGSHYKDYSYGFGLELGGDIADNNTLKFATSYKFDEHKEHDDGEPVQTYQDKTYTFGLENTYRFSDMTRLILGISYDTRDAIKAQEYGKPLSGGKNRLFDFEVGKRHSFNYQAAIKHSFNGMDELSLSYAKKTYFPSMKERYSERFGRNTPNPFLKPEIANHYELGYARSFGDTLRLEGSVFYSKVKDAIGNVMLKNKTRQAQNVDKAEYKGFELGATYFATDSLEIGGNYSYISAKYKNKNEKIYDLPKHKAFAYVDFKILPKFSVYASEEFVSSRYSGSYEDTKLNGFDLTHVKFIYKPTENLSIDAGVSNLFDKNYEYREGFPEEGRVFFSNIKYKF, from the coding sequence ATGAAAAAAACAGTTTTGATTGTTTGTAGTGTCGCTTTGGCACTTCATGCCGAAGTTTTTGAACTTGGTCAGGTAGAAGTCGTATCTAAACTTGTAGGAGGTAGCCAAAAAAGCGATACCAACGTAGTTGTGGTAGATAGTGAGCAGATGCAAAAAAATCAAGTTAAGAGGCTATCTGAAGTAGCTTATATGACACCTGGAGTCTATGTGGATAAAAAAGGTCCAAGAGCGGAGCAAAATTTTTATGTTCGCGGCTTTGACGCTCGTAGGGTTCCACTTTTTATAGATGGAATTCCTGTTTATAATCCATACGATGGAAACTCGGATTTTGGAAGGTTTACTACTTTTGATCTATCTCGTATAGATATCTCTAAGGGTTCAAGTTCTGTTCTTTATGGTCCAAATACTATGGGTGGAGCCATAAATCTTATATCCAAAAAGCCTACCAAAGAGTTTGAGAGTAGTATAGGATATGGCGTTGAGCTTGGCAAGAGCAGCAAAACTATAGGAAATAACATTGATTATAGTATAGGAACTCGTCAGGAACTATTCTATGTGCAAGCTGGCTTAAGCTTTATGGAAGATAATGGTCAACAGCTTTCAAGTGACTTTGTAAAAGACGCTAAAGGTAACGAAGATGGCAATAGACGCGAAAAATCTGTTCAAAGAGATAGAAAAGTGCATATTAAGGCCGGCTTTACTCCAAATCAAACTGATGAATATGCTATAACATATATCAATCAAAAGGGCGAAAAAGAGCAGCCTCCTTATGCAGGAAGATATCCTAAGGATAAGGTAGCCAATAGATTTTGGGACTGGCCTATGTGGGATAAAGAGAGCGTTTACTGGCTTTCTCATACAGAATTTGGCAAGCTTTATTTGAATACAAAGGCTTTTTATGACACATATAAAAACGATTTGAATTCATATAAGGATAAGACCTATACTAAAAAAACTTTTGGTAGCCATTATAAAGACTACTCATACGGATTTGGCCTTGAATTAGGCGGCGATATAGCAGATAATAATACTCTTAAATTTGCTACAAGTTATAAATTTGATGAGCATAAAGAGCATGATGATGGCGAGCCGGTGCAAACATATCAAGACAAGACCTATACATTCGGCCTTGAAAATACTTATAGATTTAGCGATATGACAAGACTGATTCTAGGTATCAGCTATGATACAAGAGATGCCATAAAAGCTCAAGAGTATGGCAAGCCACTATCTGGAGGCAAGAATAGATTGTTTGACTTTGAAGTCGGCAAGAGACACTCTTTTAACTATCAAGCCGCCATTAAACATAGCTTTAATGGAATGGATGAGCTAAGTTTAAGCTATGCAAAAAAGACATATTTTCCTAGTATGAAAGAGAGATATAGCGAAAGATTTGGAAGAAATACCCCAAACCCATTCTTAAAACCTGAAATAGCAAATCACTATGAATTAGGTTATGCAAGAAGCTTTGGCGATACTCTAAGACTTGAAGGTTCGGTCTTTTACTCAAAAGTTAAAGATGCCATAGGCAATGTTATGTTAAAAAATAAGACAAGACAAGCTCAAAACGTGGATAAAGCAGAGTATAAAGGCTTTGAGCTAGGAGCTACTTATTTTGCTACAGATAGCTTGGAGATTGGAGGAAACTACTCATATATCAGTGCAAAATACAAAAACAAAAATGAGAAAATTTACGATCTTCCAAAACACAAAGCGTTTGCTTATGTAGATTTTAAAATTTTGCCTAAATTTAGCGTTTATGCATCTGAAGAGTTTGTTTCTAGCAGATATTCAGGATCTTATGAGGATACTAAGCTAAATGGGTTTGATTTGACTCATGTTAAATTTATTTATAAGCCGACAGAAAATTTAAGTATAGATGCGGGTGTATCAAATTTATTTGATAAAAACTACGAGTATAGAGAGGGATTTCCTGAAGAAGGTAGGGTATTTTTCTCTAATATTAAATATAAATTTTAA
- a CDS encoding chemotaxis protein → MFKIKIVYKFLLIVFLFLGISILTYSGFKFANGDYTEFFMSLHKICGFSIAVIAVLHIIIKRRKLVKLANEFLDVVLKRKNPSYCNMDRLIMAIEDHTISSVASILNLDADELVYILRKGEVKLNGKDQTLRQIAKLNDEKIFYALVLIIEKKFVGKSLDLKSCNI, encoded by the coding sequence ATGTTTAAAATTAAGATAGTTTATAAATTTTTACTTATTGTATTCTTGTTTTTAGGAATCTCTATTTTGACATATTCGGGATTTAAATTTGCAAATGGGGACTACACGGAATTTTTTATGAGTTTGCATAAAATTTGTGGTTTTAGTATTGCTGTAATCGCTGTTTTGCATATAATTATAAAGAGAAGAAAGCTAGTAAAGCTTGCAAATGAATTTTTAGATGTGGTTTTGAAACGAAAAAATCCATCTTATTGCAATATGGATAGACTTATTATGGCTATTGAAGACCACACTATAAGTAGTGTCGCAAGTATTTTAAATTTAGATGCTGACGAGTTGGTATATATTTTAAGAAAGGGCGAAGTGAAACTTAACGGAAAAGATCAAACTCTAAGACAAATTGCCAAGCTAAACGATGAGAAGATTTTTTATGCTCTTGTTTTGATTATAGAGAAGAAATTTGTCGGAAAGAGCTTGGACTTAAAAAGCTGCAATATATAA
- a CDS encoding molybdopterin biosynthesis protein MoeB: protein MDKFQNFSLDGVFLFGKFSYEKARKTAVKCEFFTTDSNEDELVDSYPKSCYNCLFRRWSKESFECLKLR from the coding sequence ATGGATAAATTTCAAAATTTTAGCTTAGACGGAGTTTTTTTATTTGGTAAATTTTCTTATGAAAAGGCTAGGAAAACGGCAGTAAAGTGTGAGTTTTTTACAACTGATAGCAATGAGGATGAGCTTGTAGATAGTTATCCAAAGAGTTGCTATAACTGTCTTTTTAGAAGATGGAGTAAGGAGAGCTTTGAATGTTTAAAATTAAGATAG
- a CDS encoding DNA-binding protein — protein sequence MRRVVYISIDDTDEIGYPKSTGILAEMIAEFIDSNFSPCSFVSRHQLFIDERINYTSHNSSMCFTTNLDEEEFAKVIKFAEKLLIEESAPSSEPGFAIAFEDEISNLNEFIKFGKRAKFEYITKDEAYSEASRQNIYLKELKNTGHGIIGALGGMALRLDGNDGRVKGKTKMSKDEMSIKELLDLGFCDEVLDENFNLVDKNEKILTKSKLKLIIKNFKAVLLVKSDKNGKFIPYDIEELREI from the coding sequence ATGAGAAGAGTCGTTTATATAAGTATAGATGATACCGATGAGATAGGATATCCTAAATCTACCGGAATACTTGCCGAGATGATTGCTGAATTTATAGATAGCAATTTTTCACCATGCTCTTTCGTGAGTCGTCATCAACTCTTTATAGATGAGCGAATAAATTATACCTCACACAATAGCTCCATGTGTTTTACTACAAATTTGGATGAAGAGGAATTCGCTAAAGTAATCAAATTTGCAGAAAAACTACTAATAGAAGAGAGCGCTCCAAGCTCTGAACCGGGATTTGCGATAGCCTTTGAAGATGAAATTTCAAATCTAAATGAGTTTATCAAATTTGGCAAGAGAGCCAAATTTGAATACATAACAAAAGATGAAGCTTACAGTGAGGCGTCCAGACAAAATATATATCTAAAAGAGCTTAAAAACACAGGCCATGGTATCATAGGGGCGCTTGGCGGTATGGCTTTAAGGCTTGATGGTAACGACGGTAGAGTTAAAGGCAAAACCAAGATGTCAAAAGATGAGATGAGCATAAAAGAGCTTTTGGATTTAGGCTTTTGCGATGAGGTTTTGGATGAAAATTTTAATCTCGTTGATAAAAACGAAAAGATACTGACAAAATCGAAACTAAAGTTGATAATTAAAAATTTTAAAGCGGTTTTGCTTGTAAAATCTGATAAAAATGGAAAATTTATTCCATACGATATAGAAGAGCTTAGAGAAATTTAA
- a CDS encoding DUF1523 family protein, producing MSFQEILRKSTKKLLITIALIAHLILAIIVNYSFPHYETALITGGEVKRVDKDGLISGENPADGPTRDVYFIYTQEINGTKVMTYRNEDTGFGFPFYLKFNSADLQAMAQSFAISQKKVQIKYYGWRITVLDKFRNAVSIKELKNSETGSNPIMSYIFYALIFASFLFFVFFIRKIFDKCIKA from the coding sequence ATGTCTTTTCAAGAAATTTTACGCAAATCAACCAAAAAACTTCTAATAACAATTGCTTTAATAGCTCATCTAATCTTAGCCATCATAGTAAATTACTCTTTTCCGCATTACGAAACGGCTCTGATAACCGGAGGAGAGGTAAAAAGAGTGGATAAGGACGGTCTAATAAGTGGAGAAAATCCTGCGGATGGACCGACTAGAGATGTATATTTCATATACACTCAAGAGATAAATGGCACAAAAGTAATGACTTATAGAAACGAGGATACCGGATTTGGTTTTCCATTTTATTTAAAATTTAATTCAGCCGATCTTCAAGCAATGGCGCAAAGTTTTGCGATAAGCCAAAAGAAAGTGCAGATAAAATACTATGGATGGAGAATAACAGTATTAGATAAATTTAGAAATGCTGTTTCAATAAAAGAGCTTAAAAACAGTGAAACCGGATCAAATCCTATTATGAGCTATATATTTTATGCTTTAATCTTCGCATCTTTTCTATTTTTCGTTTTCTTTATAAGAAAGATATTCGACAAATGTATTAAGGCTTGA
- a CDS encoding EAL domain-containing protein has product MRNKIVLYKVLFLIMFLNIFIGGMIIYKANKNVNSSYSLKESVINLIDINRDIDFMLGKTFLYSDYDRLMELLANFDNGLKDTLRMQNLHAFREIVSGMKFFQDIKQTFKKKVELIDKFNSTAIFANLIYDDILFSSFEELKQSRYFNTIMSNILLFKYDINTDLSKTKELVAKNLSENNLNQNDIKFLKNASRLIEYYESAQGIFKRIQELYMEKELSILMNGNRAYMSIAATNLKNLTMLFFALIGISIFLIYLAYSKTKSILKYLNDLQQATDNSFGSIVFTDLNTKIKYVNKIFEQTTGYNLEEVVGKDANILKSHQHSSEFYKSITNSLKNNQVWECDELISLTKDKDLLIEKVMFLPLFDADGNKDGYLSVKLDKTKEVMIEKELKEKEEKLRDMAFFDNLTGFGSYFALTQKLNEYPSGMLIYVNISHFVDFRFFYKTQTVDLIIESFAKTIKLCIDTYDIPASIYRVQLDEFCIWYDGESVERDIKNIRDYFKGNNLSIVVDDRKEFIPNIKMIIGVSLDRDTIQTNRLTQAMLAHYEATNSGEPVVYYNENSSVEQQYYQNQIMSRIIEYAIYNDTVIVECQGIYDISSDSDSEPKANYYEVLVRLVDENGKIRYPGEFLDIAKKISLYNDITKKVIGHVFRLVERFPKIRFSMNLSNSDIANVQIRDMIEQKLKICSYPENVYFEILESEGVDDYEAVNLFINKIHSYNSKISIDDFGSGYSNYYRILELDIDTIKIDGSIIKKLPFDKNARYLVQTIIDFANRQKYNVVAEFVSSPEILAEVKKFGIKYAQGYLLGKPVSPDNIKP; this is encoded by the coding sequence ATGAGAAATAAAATTGTATTATATAAAGTTCTATTTTTAATTATGTTTTTAAATATATTTATCGGTGGAATGATAATATATAAGGCAAACAAAAATGTAAATTCTAGCTATAGTCTAAAAGAATCGGTAATAAATTTAATAGATATAAATAGAGATATAGACTTTATGCTGGGTAAAACATTCCTATACTCTGATTATGATAGACTTATGGAACTTCTTGCGAATTTTGATAATGGCTTAAAAGATACTTTAAGGATGCAAAACTTACATGCTTTTAGAGAGATTGTTTCCGGTATGAAATTTTTTCAAGACATTAAGCAAACATTTAAAAAGAAAGTCGAACTTATAGATAAATTTAATTCAACCGCTATATTTGCAAATTTGATCTATGATGACATACTTTTTAGTTCGTTTGAAGAGTTAAAACAGAGTAGGTATTTTAATACTATAATGTCAAATATATTGCTATTTAAATATGACATCAATACCGATTTGAGTAAAACAAAAGAACTTGTAGCCAAAAATTTATCAGAGAACAATCTAAATCAAAATGATATTAAATTTTTAAAAAATGCTAGTAGACTTATAGAATATTATGAGAGTGCTCAAGGTATTTTTAAACGTATTCAAGAACTTTATATGGAAAAAGAGCTTAGTATATTGATGAACGGAAATAGGGCCTATATGAGCATAGCTGCTACTAATTTAAAAAATTTGACTATGTTGTTTTTTGCACTTATAGGAATATCAATATTTTTGATCTATTTGGCTTATTCAAAAACTAAGAGCATATTAAAATATCTAAATGACTTGCAACAAGCTACCGACAATAGCTTTGGCTCAATAGTTTTTACAGATCTAAATACTAAGATAAAGTATGTAAATAAGATATTTGAACAGACCACAGGCTATAATCTTGAAGAGGTTGTTGGCAAAGATGCTAATATTTTAAAATCTCACCAACATAGCAGTGAATTTTATAAAAGCATTACAAATTCCTTGAAAAATAATCAGGTTTGGGAGTGTGATGAGTTAATAAGTTTAACAAAAGATAAAGATTTGTTGATAGAAAAAGTAATGTTTTTACCGTTGTTTGATGCCGATGGTAATAAGGACGGATATCTGTCGGTAAAACTTGACAAGACAAAAGAGGTTATGATAGAAAAAGAGCTTAAGGAAAAAGAAGAAAAGCTAAGAGACATGGCATTTTTTGATAACTTAACCGGCTTTGGTAGTTATTTTGCCCTTACTCAAAAGCTTAACGAGTATCCAAGCGGAATGCTTATATATGTAAATATTAGTCACTTTGTGGATTTTAGATTTTTTTACAAGACTCAAACGGTGGATCTTATTATAGAGTCCTTTGCCAAAACTATAAAGCTTTGTATAGATACTTATGATATACCAGCATCTATATATAGAGTTCAGTTAGATGAGTTTTGTATTTGGTACGACGGAGAGTCTGTCGAGAGAGATATAAAAAATATACGGGATTATTTTAAAGGAAATAATCTATCTATTGTCGTGGATGACAGAAAAGAATTTATACCAAACATCAAGATGATCATAGGTGTTAGTCTTGATAGGGATACTATTCAAACTAACCGTCTTACTCAAGCTATGCTTGCTCACTATGAGGCTACCAATAGTGGTGAACCCGTAGTGTATTATAATGAAAATAGCTCTGTAGAGCAGCAGTATTATCAAAACCAGATAATGTCAAGAATTATAGAATATGCTATATATAACGATACTGTTATAGTTGAGTGTCAGGGCATATATGATATATCTTCAGACTCAGATAGTGAGCCAAAGGCAAACTATTATGAAGTTTTGGTTCGCCTTGTGGATGAAAATGGCAAAATTCGTTATCCTGGCGAATTTTTAGATATTGCTAAGAAAATTTCTTTATATAATGATATAACTAAAAAAGTTATAGGTCATGTATTTAGACTTGTGGAGAGATTCCCTAAAATTAGATTTTCAATGAACCTATCAAATAGTGATATAGCAAATGTTCAGATTAGAGATATGATAGAGCAAAAGCTTAAAATTTGCTCATACCCAGAAAACGTCTATTTTGAAATTTTAGAATCAGAAGGTGTAGATGACTATGAGGCGGTAAATTTATTTATAAATAAAATTCATAGCTATAACTCCAAAATTTCAATTGATGATTTTGGAAGCGGATATTCTAATTACTATAGGATTTTAGAACTTGATATAGACACTATAAAGATAGACGGCTCTATCATCAAAAAGCTTCCATTTGATAAAAACGCTAGATATCTAGTTCAAACTATTATAGATTTTGCCAATAGACAAAAGTATAATGTGGTTGCCGAGTTTGTAAGCTCTCCTGAAATTTTGGCCGAAGTCAAAAAATTTGGCATAAAGTATGCTCAGGGATATCTGCTGGGTAAGCCTGTTTCGCCTGACAATATCAAGCCTTAA
- a CDS encoding cytochrome c peroxidase, with protein sequence MSRLFILFFIFIEFCLASQFTPIKPLYYDKQKAELGKSLFQDTRLSASGTDSCEKCHNLYWNSSGTSVKNIKISFKQTLNSPTVLNSALNYLFFKDGRVKNIREQVIESIVDINQLGSSEKLVVEKVSLNPHYKHKFKILYKDGVTFNNIVDAIVNFQKALLTPNSKFDKFISGDKAVFSEDEKKGFELFKKAGCINCHSGVNLGSNVYYDMQLDCNLDQNVTNIGKYKVPGLRNISKTAPYFYDGTCYDLRETIEHIANLRMQNKINQEQIELIYKFLLTLDGDNPEILK encoded by the coding sequence ATGTCAAGGCTTTTTATATTATTTTTTATATTCATAGAATTTTGCCTAGCTTCACAATTTACACCTATCAAACCTTTGTATTATGATAAACAAAAGGCTGAGCTGGGTAAAAGTTTATTTCAAGATACTAGGCTTAGTGCAAGTGGAACTGATTCTTGTGAGAAATGTCATAATCTATATTGGAACTCAAGCGGCACTAGCGTAAAAAATATAAAAATATCATTTAAGCAGACATTAAATTCTCCTACTGTTTTAAATTCTGCTTTGAATTATTTATTTTTTAAAGACGGAAGAGTTAAAAATATCAGAGAACAAGTGATTGAAAGCATAGTCGACATAAATCAGCTGGGTAGCAGTGAAAAGCTTGTTGTAGAAAAGGTAAGTTTAAATCCTCATTATAAACATAAATTTAAAATTCTTTATAAAGATGGGGTTACTTTCAATAATATAGTTGATGCTATAGTAAATTTTCAAAAGGCTTTATTAACTCCAAATTCAAAATTTGATAAATTTATAAGCGGAGATAAAGCTGTTTTTTCAGAAGATGAAAAAAAAGGATTTGAGCTTTTTAAAAAAGCAGGCTGTATCAATTGTCATAGCGGAGTAAATTTGGGTTCTAATGTATATTATGATATGCAGCTTGATTGTAATTTAGACCAAAATGTAACTAATATTGGCAAATATAAAGTGCCCGGACTAAGAAACATATCAAAGACCGCTCCGTATTTTTATGATGGAACCTGTTATGATTTAAGAGAGACGATAGAGCATATTGCTAACTTAAGAATGCAAAATAAAATAAATCAAGAACAAATAGAGTTGATATATAAATTTTTACTAACTCTAGATGGCGATAATCCGGAAATTTTAAAATGA
- a CDS encoding class I SAM-dependent methyltransferase has product MKSSWDKKAANYSRYEGELNEFQRRFFNKLDEFSVNFNNKTLIDVGCGTGVYTLYLSNLCKNVTGLDLSTKMLECMREDADKFGVSNLRVVESSWDDFNEDNIYDIAFSTMSPAINSIEGLDKFIRTGKKRVFMWWNKQRHSSVLERFYKIYGERQWSERLPYFEYHLDMLKIPVKSHVFNEVRTRDISLEKMYEDMIWHLEIGNLKFNKQKVKDELLSICKDGKVTETVTSSMKLLVF; this is encoded by the coding sequence ATGAAGAGCTCTTGGGATAAAAAAGCGGCTAATTACTCAAGATATGAGGGCGAACTTAACGAATTTCAAAGAAGATTTTTTAATAAACTTGATGAGTTTAGTGTAAATTTTAATAATAAAACACTTATAGATGTAGGGTGCGGAACAGGTGTTTATACTCTGTATCTATCAAATTTGTGTAAAAACGTAACAGGACTTGATCTCTCGACTAAGATGCTTGAGTGCATGAGAGAGGATGCTGATAAATTTGGTGTGTCAAATTTAAGAGTAGTTGAGAGCAGTTGGGATGACTTTAATGAGGATAATATTTACGATATCGCTTTTAGCACGATGAGTCCGGCGATAAACAGCATAGAAGGGCTTGATAAATTTATTCGCACCGGCAAAAAGCGAGTTTTTATGTGGTGGAATAAGCAAAGACATTCGAGTGTGCTTGAGAGATTTTATAAAATTTACGGAGAACGTCAGTGGAGCGAGAGATTGCCTTACTTTGAATACCACTTGGATATGTTAAAAATTCCTGTCAAGTCACATGTTTTTAATGAAGTGAGAACAAGGGATATAAGTCTTGAAAAAATGTATGAAGATATGATCTGGCATTTAGAGATCGGAAATCTCAAATTTAATAAACAAAAGGTAAAAGATGAGCTTTTGAGCATTTGCAAAGATGGAAAAGTAACGGAAACAGTAACATCTTCAATGAAGCTTTTGGTATTTTAG
- a CDS encoding thioesterase family protein — MRIFSYKFKVGKEAIDINNHANNAYYLVWMQEAAFAHSNFVGDTFEEQLKNNSTWVIKRNEIDYLEQIYLGDEIEIKTWTKQARKVSSNRFYEFIKDGKIIAKAITTYVYFDLDKKRPKAIPDHLAELYGENEEI; from the coding sequence ATGAGAATTTTTAGCTACAAATTTAAAGTAGGCAAAGAGGCCATAGACATAAACAACCACGCAAACAACGCATACTATCTTGTTTGGATGCAAGAAGCGGCTTTTGCGCACTCAAATTTCGTAGGAGATACGTTTGAAGAGCAGCTTAAAAACAACTCGACTTGGGTTATAAAACGCAACGAAATCGACTATTTAGAGCAAATTTATTTAGGAGATGAGATCGAGATAAAAACATGGACAAAACAGGCTAGAAAAGTTAGTTCAAACAGATTTTACGAATTTATAAAAGACGGCAAGATTATAGCTAAAGCCATAACCACTTACGTATATTTTGACCTTGACAAAAAGCGTCCAAAGGCGATCCCCGATCATCTTGCGGAGCTTTACGGCGAAAATGAGGAAATTTAA
- a CDS encoding transcriptional repressor, giving the protein MKAVELLKKHNIKLTPLRLQILKILEEAQSPLSYDEILSKIDANKTTFYRCMDIFEANDIVIKSENNHKNFYELSNGAKAYFVCDVCHKMTNIKMPKISQNNVKSVVVKGICDECF; this is encoded by the coding sequence ATGAAAGCCGTAGAGCTATTAAAAAAGCACAATATCAAACTCACTCCGCTTAGACTGCAAATTTTAAAAATTTTAGAAGAGGCGCAGTCTCCTTTGAGTTACGATGAAATTTTAAGCAAAATAGACGCTAACAAGACGACATTTTATCGCTGTATGGACATTTTTGAAGCAAATGATATAGTAATCAAAAGTGAAAATAACCATAAAAATTTCTATGAGTTATCAAACGGAGCAAAGGCGTATTTCGTCTGTGACGTATGCCATAAAATGACAAACATTAAGATGCCAAAAATAAGCCAAAACAACGTTAAAAGCGTAGTTGTAAAAGGAATTTGCGACGAGTGCTTTTAA